The sequence below is a genomic window from Daphnia pulicaria isolate SC F1-1A chromosome 6, SC_F0-13Bv2, whole genome shotgun sequence.
tcgcataaCTTAAAATTCAATGTGGGTATTGCAAATACCGGTCACGCGGCCGGCGGGCGGGCGAGGCGGGCACATTTCTTATGCTGTTTTCCATTAAAGATTGCTGGTAGTTAGGTTACATTAGGTTTAACTTTTCTTGTTggtattttaaatttgataatgtcttcataaaaataaattgctaTGCGAAATGATCTCAATTTAAACGCGACATGTGGTAATTCTCGAACGCCCAAGGTAACCCAATTTTAGAATTCAGACTAAATGGATAAAAGCGGAGTACTTAAGTTCTACCATCTACTAGCACTGGCAAAATTATCGGGATCGCTTTCCGTTACAGCACGAATTAGAGCGAGGAACTTACGTGTGGAATTGACCGTGGCCTATTTTGTTTCAACTGCTTTTGTTTgcttgtatttttaaatttttgtactCATGGTAATGCTTCATGCCTATACCACCTGTTACCTGTATGAGTACACATACATCATTTGCATCGATGTTTAGTCATTTGCCATGATCTGGTTTTTAGCAGCACTTATGATTTGGTCTGGTTTACATGAAATTACATACAAAGCTGATTGATAGTATTTAACCTAAATAAAGTTGCACCATATGCTTTCAAGTTTAAACTTTGAAGACTAGCTTCATCGAATTCCATAACACAATATAGAACACTTGTAAATACTCTGACCTTCTTAAAGCATCAATAAccggttgaaagaaaaagagcaaaattctACTGGTATATTCAATCATTGGCATGCGTAGACTAGGACAACACCCGCCGCTGTTGCTGAAATAAAAACGCAACGAAATTCCCCCAAGTTAGCCTACTTACTTTTGCCAATAGGCAATATAGCTTCTCTAGCTTTCTTAAAGTCCAAGGGACAGATAACAACTCTTTttgtcgtctttttttcttttatggctACAGCACTATATACATGGCCAAAGACAGAATTTTTTGAGATTTTAGAACGAGCATTAAGTGAAATATTGAGACTGTCTTCGTCAGTTTAATCGCGGATCCTTACCAGTAAGGTTTTCGGACGAAAGTTTTTTTGACTTCACGTGAAGACTTTCTATTACCTTGTACGAAATTGTGTACAATGCAAAACATTTTGCGATAAACTCGTAACTCTTTACATCATAACATAAATTTACATATACGTAGCTATATTTTATTCAAACTACttctggaaaatgatttttataaTAAGCAAATTATGGTCATGGAAAATAAGTGAATCAATCGATATAATGATTTCAAAACCATAGAGCGCCTTTTTAAAACTGAAATACTTACCACGATTCGTGACTAAATGTGACGACTCCTTTATTCCAGTTCAATACTGTTGGCTAATCGTCCTTCTTCCTAATAGTCAAGAATACAATTTTAAAGCTACTAATGAAGAGTGTATTGATCTAACAATTTACTTTATTAAAGAGAGCAAAACTAACCATGATGGATAGCGGCATGTAGGCTATATTATTGGTTCACTATGCTAGAAAACTTCGATATTGTCCAGCCTATTCAAGACGGAGGTAGGACTATATGGCGTTATAGCATGTGTACATAGTTTTACCACAAAACCCACGGAAGGGCGACGTATACATGCAGTATCAGCAATACCGACGGATCGATATAGCCCACCGTGAATCATGCAGTACGTATATACGTATTAACCAAAAAGTGGTGGTTGGGGGTTGAGGGAGGGCGATTGCACAATAAGGGTATATAAGGTGGAAAAATAAGGCCTCTGTGGGTGGGTCATCACGTTTATCTGAAAAACATCTGTTATGACGTAACTGAAAAATGGTttcgataaataaataatcctGTTTGTCATAATATTATTTTACCTTATTCATCGCGTTATCAGCAGATTTTCATCACTTGAATCGTCTTTTAACGCAAGATATATGTGCACGCTTTACGGTAACTACCCAGATCTGTTGCGCACTCGAATCAATCTAGATCACCGTGAACGAAACTCTTTTGGTTTAATCAGAACTCCTAGGCTGCCACCACCAGCTACATTTATGAATATGGGAAGCTTCAAGTCGACCAAAGTGTTGATATTTCTCAACTTTCTTGCATTCAATTTGATTCACGGTCAGTCATAATAATTTCTATAATTAAATCCGGTGTCTTTATGTTACAATTTACTTGTATTACAATGCGCAGGACAAAGCGATCATACACTTCAACTGTATGATGGAGCAATGAATAGTCCAGGATCGTGGATAATAATCAATAATTACGTTGACAATCTTCAAAATTCCGCCTTCAATGACCTAGCGTCTTCTTTCTGTGTTGTCCGGGGCATGTAAGTATGATTGTATCAAATTGCagttaagaaaacaaaaagtgatTTTCCACTCCTAATatctttgttattattattttttttagatggcTTATGTATGAAAATCCTAGTTACAACAGTAATTTCTTGGGAGCTTCGGCATTTTACTGGGGAGAAAATTATTGCCAGGATTTGCCGACAGGTTTAAACAACCAGGTGTGTAAATCAGGAAAAAAATGGTGTCACAACGTATATCTGTCAAGTTTAGTGgaagttttctttgtttagcTGACGGGCGGTTACCTTGTTTGTGTACACAGCGATAGCTGAATTAGGATATGCAAGTCGGAAAATGATAACACTAATAAAGACAATTGGTTACTCAGGTGTCATCAGTCCGCTATGCAGGATCACCCTACAACTTCCAAGCTGATGCGCTAAATGTATATCAAGTTGAATGGTTTCAATCATACGAAGCATTCACCGCTAGTGATTCTCTGGACCTTAGTCCATATTATGGTGAATTATACTAttagattatttatttatagacCTATTCGACGAATAATCAAATGTAATTTAATAGGCGGTTCATTGATCGTAACTGGGAGAAGTTATTGGACCATATACGAGTAAGTCATAAAGTCACATCCGTAATTTCCAATTCGATAAAAAGCGTCATGCTTTTTCCACAAAACaatttccacttgaaagtTTTCCTCGTTGTTAATTGCTGTAAGACACACAGAGGAAATTAATGTTTGGATCTTCTATTTGCGCTTTTCCTCTTCCaccattgaattaaaaatgtatatttctctaaatgttttaaaaaaccttTCCCTTCTGCTTTTTCAGTTCTCCAAATTATCAAGGCTATCACGTTTGCGTCACACCTGCAGACATCACTTACGCTTATCCAGGATTTTTCGCTCAAGCTTCTGAATTCGGTTTTAGCGGTAGAGGTCAGTAGTAGTCGATTTGAAAAATAGTCTAGATTGAAGTACTCAAAGTAATGACATTCCTTTGTAGTGATTCGCAGTGCACGCAGGGGCTGCTGGACAGAAAAGGTGTTCCGACCTACAACGGTTATGCAGCCAGATCAGCTGTACACCCGAAACTGAGAGCAGGCTGAAAGGGTAAAATATCTTTAATCGACGCTgcctgtattttattttaaatctttacTGCAATAAAATTCGACGTCATAAAGTCATTAATGTTACCGACTAGTTCGTTTCTAAGTAGCACATTTCCAATTGTCTTGTGTACTCCATCTTCTACATTTACAATTCGCTCAGTATTTTAAAAGCACATCAGCATTTGAAATCCATGTGTATGCCAATTagttttttgcctaaaatggGATGCACAAATTGATGAATAATTTTGAGGTTCATGGGGGCTTGTATTTGCCATAATTACAGAACGCATGTGTACGTCAAGTTCGGTTGCAAGCAGTCAGAAGGTACAACAATCTACAGAAACAATGAGCATTTTTCTGCCAAGAAGGCACGGCACGACTGGATTGTGCTTTAGTTCGAATAAGTTGACGCCAACACAACAGTCAGAATAGACCAATTAAGTCCATTCATAGCACAGCCAAACAACTCAAATCATTCGATATTTTTGTGTTCTGATTCTGTAAGGAATTTTCCGGTCCCCGCAATAAGCTATCCATGTCAACAGTcaccgtttttttgttttcctctctTGTTACAAGACAATCTTCTAAGCCTCTTGTCCAGCATGGGTGAGAGTATCTAAAACGATTTTCAATGCTTTCAGCTTCGATTCTTCCATGCCAACTTGTTGAAAGTGCTCTAAATTTAACAGCCCTAGGTCCGATTTCAGTGCTGTGGGAGCAGCGATGATAGAGTTGCCGACGTTGTGAACGAATGCCGACCACTGACCTCTTGTAAGTTCGTCTGAGCATTTCGGCATCAGTTCGGTCCCTCGACACAAAATCAAACTTATGAAGTCGAGGCCCACCTATAACAAACAGATTGTTAGCATTTTAACTTTGATTGCAACAACGAAAGACAAATAGTTATTCATAGTTAGATACCAACCTTGGCGGATGTGACACTGGTGTATCCACTGTTCTTCTGAGCTGCATCAATCAATCGTGCCATACTGACAAGACCTTGAAGATCTTCTAGCGAAGCCAGTACGTCATTCACCAATGGTAGAAAACGTACAAGAACATGGTCGATATTGTCGCGCCGAATCAAAATAAGACAATTCAGCAAAATCGTGCGAACAATTAATTCTTGGAATTGTGGTGAAAATCGATTCCAAGCCCGAAGAATCAAAACCTGTTAATCCAGATAGAGCGAAAACAGAATTTTaggtttgattttaattttctaactGAACAAATTTTTGGCACATGCCAAAAGATTAAGATACATATttcaaccagaaaaaaaaatctgtaccTTTCCCTTCCTGACGAGCATAATCTGTTGAAGCCGATCTCCAGCCGACAAAAATGATTGGAGTTTGTGTTGATACTCGATGGTGGCTTGATGATGAGGACCAGGTTCCGTGTCTTTTGGTAGCGATTCGACTCGCATTTCAGCATCTTCTAAGTCAAGCAGCCAAACGTACATCTTTTCAATGTCCagcaaaatttgtttgaatttcctCATGTCCTTGACGGCCACTTGAGGATCCTGACCCATTTCGGGAGTTGATTGGGATATCGTGACATCAATTATACGACGAGGTGCCGTGTATGTTACAACTTGAAGTTTTCCTAACGAGTTAGCGAATTGGGTCGGTGCGTAAGTTCTAGATTCGACTTTAGCTCTATCATGCATTATGAGCTTCGGCCCCTCGTTACTGTCACGACCGGGAAGTTTCCCAAGACATCTCAATCGAAGCACGGTAAAGTAGTAATCTTCAACATAGGGATTATCCGATATCAACTGATTGATCTGAATGCTCATCAACCATTGCTTCTCTTTAGTTGACATCAGTCCATTGTAGTCGTCGTAGTTTTCAGCAGCAAACGTTTGTCGTTTCTCATTCACATGGCTTTTAGATGCATCATTTGAAGACGGGCTTATCTGATTAGTATTTTCGTGATTTCTGCGATTCCACTGCGAATTTTGTTGGTGAGGCAATGGAGCAGGACCATTCGATCGTGGCAAAGGCATTGGTAATGGCATGTGCATAGGATGCGGCATTGGGGCTCTAACAGGTGGAGGTAAAGACATGCTCATAGGTGGAGGGAGCCTTAAATATGACTGAAGGTGCGGAGGGGGCATCATTCCAATTTGCTGCGGTGGGTGTGCTCTTGTTAACTCAGCTTCAATTTCTTCCACCGAGCGAATCGATCCCGAAGGTAAAGGTCTGTTACTCAATAAATTTCGTTCGAGTTCTTCCATTGTCAGTCGTTTAGGTTGTTGTAGTAAATGTCGTTCGAGCTCTTCAACAGTCTTGAATAATCCCTCCTGAAGCAAATTATGCTCTC
It includes:
- the LOC124344512 gene encoding uncharacterized protein LOC124344512; amino-acid sequence: MCTLYGNYPDLLRTRINLDHRERNSFGLIRTPRLPPPATFMNMGSFKSTKVLIFLNFLAFNLIHGQSDHTLQLYDGAMNSPGSWIIINNYVDNLQNSAFNDLASSFCVVRGIWLMYENPSYNSNFLGASAFYWGENYCQDLPTGLNNQVSSVRYAGSPYNFQADALNVYQVEWFQSYEAFTASDSLDLSPYYGGSLIVTGRSYWTIYDSPNYQGYHVCVTPADITYAYPGFFAQASEFGFSGRVIRSARRGCWTEKVFRPTTVMQPDQLYTRN
- the LOC124344504 gene encoding protein PAT1 homolog 1-like, whose translation is MEDGGFFGFDTSLPPVRRGPKQEIGDVELEDTYDALNDETFGVINADDDWEEEHEKLAEYLGEIPKHDNSKINVEYTLDDFEESAYPGPQPVHLRNAIVDKSGNTEFEADNEDAANVAASVSQMLLDDDDIDTIISRPINYSRMENKLFGQMSPQSSIFNTDIVGSPSTPSIWSTQPSDIRKSSEGSPKVVSVISNGNQVPPIREHNLLQEGLFKTVEELERHLLQQPKRLTMEELERNLLSNRPLPSGSIRSVEEIEAELTRAHPPQQIGMMPPPHLQSYLRLPPPMSMSLPPPVRAPMPHPMHMPLPMPLPRSNGPAPLPHQQNSQWNRRNHENTNQISPSSNDASKSHVNEKRQTFAAENYDDYNGLMSTKEKQWLMSIQINQLISDNPYVEDYYFTVLRLRCLGKLPGRDSNEGPKLIMHDRAKVESRTYAPTQFANSLGKLQVVTYTAPRRIIDVTISQSTPEMGQDPQVAVKDMRKFKQILLDIEKMYVWLLDLEDAEMRVESLPKDTEPGPHHQATIEYQHKLQSFLSAGDRLQQIMLVRKGKVLILRAWNRFSPQFQELIVRTILLNCLILIRRDNIDHVLVRFLPLVNDVLASLEDLQGLVSMARLIDAAQKNSGYTSVTSAKVGLDFISLILCRGTELMPKCSDELTRGQWSAFVHNVGNSIIAAPTALKSDLGLLNLEHFQQVGMEESKLKALKIVLDTLTHAGQEA